The Triticum dicoccoides isolate Atlit2015 ecotype Zavitan chromosome 6A, WEW_v2.0, whole genome shotgun sequence genome has a window encoding:
- the LOC119314379 gene encoding uncharacterized protein LOC119314379 isoform X1: MASELGLAPPAKRPLAAAPTTITGIGDELLREIFLLLPSLPSLVRAALACRTFLGAVRSSPAFRRRFLALHPPQILGFFICPSRIASHPFVPSRGRSDPDLAAAVRGADFFLTRLPEDGGSSRGWHFETCYGGYAVLLNQTTDQIAAYNPLTQALHLFPQPPADKILFHGLPEYYFFPEEDQGVLRMVCVQHRNTSWQVPARLAVFSPATSGEWQILPWVETPPPLQPEEDGQKVITFYPGTQVKGFVYWKHTSQAYALVLNTATLQFSRVDLPPFFEEIETVQFMLGQTKDGELCMAGADDNDGKTGMLVVCVWRADEHGVEKWMLEGTFALSLFVDATEDDSTVQVDAIIDGYVYLSTKYSGQAESLLSLCLETAKLTKLFDGTYTSPSHPYIMAWPSSLVDNKASPCLKIPVYRRMVKAKSSERGGGDPEFSYQEFRTHEAAHASSTGGLLSITEEDEQNELMDIERQ, translated from the exons ATGGCCTCAGAACTAGGGCTAGCGCCGCCGGCGAAGCGCCCGCTAGCGGCGGCACCCACCACCATCACCGGCATCGGCGACGAACTCCTCCGCGAGATCTTCCTCCTGCTTCCGTCCCTCCCGAGCCTCGTCCGCGCCGCCCTCGCCTGCCGCACCTTCCTCGGCGCCGTACGGTCGTCCCCCGCCTTCCGCCGCCGCTTCCTGGCGCTCCACCCGCCCCAGATCCTCGGCTTCTTCATCTGCCCCAGCCGCATAGCCAGCCACCCCTTCGTCCCCTCCCGCGGCCGCTCCGAcccggacctcgccgccgccgtccgcggcGCCGATTTCTTCCTCACCCGCCTCCCGGAGGACGGCGGTTCCTCCCGCGGGTGGCACTTCGAGACCTGCTACGGTGGCTACGCCGTCCTCCTCAACCAAACCACGGACCAGATCGCTGCCTACAACCCCCTCACGCAGGCGCTGCATCTCTTCCCCCAGCCGCCCGCCGATAAGATCCTCTTCCACGGCTTGCCTGAGTACTATTTCTTCCCCGAAGAGGACCAGGGAGTGCTCCGTATGGTCTGTGTCCAACACCGGAACACGTCGTGGCAAGTGCCGGCGCGCCTCGCCGTCTTCTCCCCGGCCACCAGCGGCGAGTGGCAGATTTTGCCGTGGGTGGAGACCCCGCCGCCGCTGCAGCCCGAGGAAGATGGTCAAAAGGTCATCACTTTTTACCCTGGTACGCAGGTGAAAGGATTCGTTTACTGGAAACACACGAGTCAAGCCTATGCACTCGTTCTCAACACTGCGACACTGCAATTCTCGAGAGTGGATTTGCCGCCATTCTTTGAAGAGATAGAGACTGTGCAATTTATGCTTGGTCAGACCAAGGATGGGGAGCTCTGTATGGCTGGCGCAGATGACAACGATGGAAAGACAGGAATGCTTGTTGTTTGCGTTTGGAGAGCTGATGAGCACGGTGTTGAGAAGTGGATGCTGGAAGGTACTTTTGCACTGAGTCTATTTGTTGATGCCACAGAGGATGATTCCACGGTGCAGGTTGATGCGATTATCGATGGCTATGTGTACCTGTCTACTAAGTATTCTGGGCAAGCCGAGTCCCTCCTATCCCTCTGCCTGGAAACAGCAAAGCTAACCAAGCTCTTTGATGGTACATACACAAGCCCATCTCATCCCTATATCATGGCGTGGCCTTCTTCTTTGGTAGACAACAAGGCAAGCCCGTGCTTGAAGATTCCG GTTTACAGAAGGATGGTGAAAGCAAAATCTTCTGAAAGGGGAGGCGGCGATCCAGAATTCAGCTATCAGGAGTTCAGGACCCATGAAGCTGCTCATGCGTCCTCGACTGGTGGCTtactgagcatcactgaagaagatGAACAAAATGAGCTGATGGATATTGAGCGGCAGTAA
- the LOC119314379 gene encoding uncharacterized protein LOC119314379 isoform X2, with protein MASELGLAPPAKRPLAAAPTTITGIGDELLREIFLLLPSLPSLVRAALACRTFLGAVRSSPAFRRRFLALHPPQILGFFICPSRIASHPFVPSRGRSDPDLAAAVRGADFFLTRLPEDGGSSRGWHFETCYGGYAVLLNQTTDQIAAYNPLTQALHLFPQPPADKILFHGLPEYYFFPEEDQGVLRMVCVQHRNTSWQVPARLAVFSPATSGEWQILPWVETPPPLQPEEDGQKVITFYPGTQVKGFVYWKHTSQAYALVLNTATLQFSRVDLPPFFEEIETVQFMLGQTKDGELCMAGADDNDGKTGMLVVCVWRADEHGVEKWMLEGTFALSLFVDATEDDSTVQVDAIIDGYVYLSTKYSGQAESLLSLCLETAKLTKLFDGTYTSPSHPYIMAWPSSLVDNKASPCLKIPIIYQYEDAMWKAKIPLNIKIWLWLIWHNVICMFGCIIHVELYLQYYGAI; from the exons ATGGCCTCAGAACTAGGGCTAGCGCCGCCGGCGAAGCGCCCGCTAGCGGCGGCACCCACCACCATCACCGGCATCGGCGACGAACTCCTCCGCGAGATCTTCCTCCTGCTTCCGTCCCTCCCGAGCCTCGTCCGCGCCGCCCTCGCCTGCCGCACCTTCCTCGGCGCCGTACGGTCGTCCCCCGCCTTCCGCCGCCGCTTCCTGGCGCTCCACCCGCCCCAGATCCTCGGCTTCTTCATCTGCCCCAGCCGCATAGCCAGCCACCCCTTCGTCCCCTCCCGCGGCCGCTCCGAcccggacctcgccgccgccgtccgcggcGCCGATTTCTTCCTCACCCGCCTCCCGGAGGACGGCGGTTCCTCCCGCGGGTGGCACTTCGAGACCTGCTACGGTGGCTACGCCGTCCTCCTCAACCAAACCACGGACCAGATCGCTGCCTACAACCCCCTCACGCAGGCGCTGCATCTCTTCCCCCAGCCGCCCGCCGATAAGATCCTCTTCCACGGCTTGCCTGAGTACTATTTCTTCCCCGAAGAGGACCAGGGAGTGCTCCGTATGGTCTGTGTCCAACACCGGAACACGTCGTGGCAAGTGCCGGCGCGCCTCGCCGTCTTCTCCCCGGCCACCAGCGGCGAGTGGCAGATTTTGCCGTGGGTGGAGACCCCGCCGCCGCTGCAGCCCGAGGAAGATGGTCAAAAGGTCATCACTTTTTACCCTGGTACGCAGGTGAAAGGATTCGTTTACTGGAAACACACGAGTCAAGCCTATGCACTCGTTCTCAACACTGCGACACTGCAATTCTCGAGAGTGGATTTGCCGCCATTCTTTGAAGAGATAGAGACTGTGCAATTTATGCTTGGTCAGACCAAGGATGGGGAGCTCTGTATGGCTGGCGCAGATGACAACGATGGAAAGACAGGAATGCTTGTTGTTTGCGTTTGGAGAGCTGATGAGCACGGTGTTGAGAAGTGGATGCTGGAAGGTACTTTTGCACTGAGTCTATTTGTTGATGCCACAGAGGATGATTCCACGGTGCAGGTTGATGCGATTATCGATGGCTATGTGTACCTGTCTACTAAGTATTCTGGGCAAGCCGAGTCCCTCCTATCCCTCTGCCTGGAAACAGCAAAGCTAACCAAGCTCTTTGATGGTACATACACAAGCCCATCTCATCCCTATATCATGGCGTGGCCTTCTTCTTTGGTAGACAACAAGGCAAGCCCGTGCTTGAAGATTCCG ATTATATATCAGTACGAGGATGCAATGTGGAAAGCCAAAATCCCTCTAAACATTAAAATATGGCTATGGCTGATTTGGCACAATGTGATTTGCATGTTTGGCTGCATCATACATGTGGAGCTCTATTTGCAATACTATGGGGCTATATGA
- the LOC119315037 gene encoding uncharacterized protein LOC119315037 isoform X1 has translation MEPPGSGTGAAEPVEEDRVDEPAHGGSSPSAAAPPPPPPRTTPLHLEQAGGGADGSTPATVFDPRKGKDPVPLLPPWAIPPPPSPATVFDRRKGKDPVPPLPPWGIPPPPSPAGSSSSSDSSIDYGAAFRAGAFGDGVTESSTAAELRARGGRAPATWSDPLVAATREEPNAAPHPFDHGMIDRLVRQQAAIDGAIGLREEPDEAAPSVDPKLVAQLLLQWLARVQAAVDEDNRRREQQYNSLRAEEAMYQKEQEKLSQVKVVVKVKPKQDKLGINWTRIMNKIFRREGREICSEHVNHQTHPITEVRRHHRLASDEANHLDAYSEYRSVIGDGECFYRSFIFSYLEQVIDRQDTHEEQRLLRVVERMSMQHANLRWNSDFRRSSKAFKNLIKKIMRRKHGRESTSRFLTCLVFCNSIIVLWPNAFHLTDIICAIFSRRKEKLLKFFNKDDTTLDIFIFLRLLVAIQMCSHREVYEPLIPGLRGNYNLEDWCFWRVTPARRFTHHVMMVALARALEVPLRVERVRGGYDPDIYTVPGVPRPRVTLLYSANHYEIIYPRAPSAESSSHQASQREHAADQGSNQQTSQRKHPADQSSCHQASQREDPADQS, from the exons ATGGAGCCACCCGGTTCGGGTACAGGAGCAGCAGAACCGGTCGAGGAGGACCGCGTCGACGAACCGGCCCATGGGGGCTCCTCCCCGAGCGCTGCGGCGCCGCCACCTCCACCTCCCCGCACGACGCCCCTCCACCTCGAGCAGGCCGGAGGCGGCGCCGATGGGTCGACCCCCGCGACGGTGTTCGACCCCCGGAAGGGCAAGGATCCGGTGCCCCTGCTGCCGCCCTGGGCCATTCCTCCTCCTCCGAGCCCCGCCACGGTGTTCGACCGACGGAAGGGCAAGGATCCGGTGCCCCCGCTGCCGCCCTGGGGCATTCCTCCTCCTCCGAGCCCCGCGGGCAGCAGCAGCTCCTCCGACTCCTCCATCGACTACGGCGCGGCATTCAGGGCCGGGGCCTTCGGAGACGGGGTCACCGAGTCGAGCACCGCCGCGGAACTCAGAGCCCGCGGCGGCAGGGCGCCGGCTACGTGGAGCGACCCCTTGGTGGCGGCCACGAGGGAGGAGCCCAACGCGGCGCCGCATCCGTTCGACCACGGGATGATCGATCGGCTGGTGCGACAGCAGGCGGCCATCGACGGGGCGATCGGGCTACGGGAAGAGCCCGACGAGGCGGCGCCGTCGGTCGACCCCAAGCTGGTTGCGCAGTTGTTGCTCCAGTGGCTGGCGAGAGTGCAGGCGGCCGTCGACGAGGACAACAGGCGACGGGAACAGCAG TACAACTCGTTGCGCGCGGAAGAGGCGATGTACCAGAAGGAACAG GAGAAACTATCACAAGTAAAGGTTGTGGTAAAGGTGAAACCCAAGCAAGACAAACTAGGTATAAACTGGACTCGGATCATGAACAAG ATTTTTCGTAGAGAAGGAAGGGAAATATGTTCGGAACATGTGAACCACCAG ACACATCCCATCACTGAAGTCAGAAGGCATCATAGGCTTGCTTCTGACGAGGCGAACCATCTTGATGCGTATTCAGAATATAGATCGGTGATTGGAGATGGGGAGTGTTTCTACAGGAGCTTCATATTTTCGTACCTT GAGCAAGTTATTGATAGGCAGGACACACATGAGGAACAACGTCTCCTTCGTGTTGTTGAAAGAATGTCCATGCAACATGCAAATCTTCGATGGAACTCTGACTTTCGCAGGAGCAGCAAA GCATTTAAGAATCTGATCAAGAAAATAATGAGACGGAAACATGGCAGAGAATCAACTAGCAGGTTTTTGACTTGCTTGGTTTTCTGCAATTCCATCATAGTATTGTGGCCGAATGCATTCCATCTCACTGACATAATATGTGCCATTTTTAGCCGCCGTAAAGAGAAACTTCTCAAGTTCTTCAACAAGGATGATACGACACTAGACA TTTTCATTTTCCTCAGATTACTAGTAGCTATCCAGATGTGCTCGCACAGGGAGGTGTATGAACCGCTTATACCCGGGCTCAGAGGAAATTACAATCTGGAAGAT TGGTGCTTTTGGCGCGTCACTCCAGCTCGCCGGTTCACGCATCATGTTATGATGGTGGCCTTGGCCAGAGCGCTTGAGGTACCCCTCAGAGTGGAGCGAGTCCGAGGAGGATATGATCCAGATATCTACACTGTTCCTGGAGTTCCCCGTCCGAGAGTGACCCTGCTGTACTCGGCAAATCACTACGAAATCATCTACCCACGTGCTCCTTCTGCTGAGAGTTCAAGTCATCAGGCTTCCCAGAGAGAACATGCTGCTGATCAGGGTTCAAATCAACAAACTTCCCAGAGAAAACATCCTGCTGATCAGAGTTCATGTCATCAGGCTTCCCAGAGAGAAGATCCTGCTGATCAGAGTTGA
- the LOC119315037 gene encoding uncharacterized protein LOC119315037 isoform X2, producing MEPPGSGTGAAEPVEEDRVDEPAHGGSSPSAAAPPPPPPRTTPLHLEQAGGGADGSTPATVFDPRKGKDPVPLLPPWAIPPPPSPATVFDRRKGKDPVPPLPPWGIPPPPSPAGSSSSSDSSIDYGAAFRAGAFGDGVTESSTAAELRARGGRAPATWSDPLVAATREEPNAAPHPFDHGMIDRLVRQQAAIDGAIGLREEPDEAAPSVDPKLVAQLLLQWLARVQAAVDEDNRRREQQYNSLRAEEAMYQKEQEKLSQVKVVVKVKPKQDKLGINWTRIMNKIFRREGREICSEHVNHQTHPITEVRRHHRLASDEANHLDAYSEYRSVIGDGECFYRSFIFSYLEQVIDRQDTHEEQRLLRVVERMSMQHANLRWNSDFRRSSKAFKNLIKKIMRRKHGRESTSSRRKEKLLKFFNKDDTTLDIFIFLRLLVAIQMCSHREVYEPLIPGLRGNYNLEDWCFWRVTPARRFTHHVMMVALARALEVPLRVERVRGGYDPDIYTVPGVPRPRVTLLYSANHYEIIYPRAPSAESSSHQASQREHAADQGSNQQTSQRKHPADQSSCHQASQREDPADQS from the exons ATGGAGCCACCCGGTTCGGGTACAGGAGCAGCAGAACCGGTCGAGGAGGACCGCGTCGACGAACCGGCCCATGGGGGCTCCTCCCCGAGCGCTGCGGCGCCGCCACCTCCACCTCCCCGCACGACGCCCCTCCACCTCGAGCAGGCCGGAGGCGGCGCCGATGGGTCGACCCCCGCGACGGTGTTCGACCCCCGGAAGGGCAAGGATCCGGTGCCCCTGCTGCCGCCCTGGGCCATTCCTCCTCCTCCGAGCCCCGCCACGGTGTTCGACCGACGGAAGGGCAAGGATCCGGTGCCCCCGCTGCCGCCCTGGGGCATTCCTCCTCCTCCGAGCCCCGCGGGCAGCAGCAGCTCCTCCGACTCCTCCATCGACTACGGCGCGGCATTCAGGGCCGGGGCCTTCGGAGACGGGGTCACCGAGTCGAGCACCGCCGCGGAACTCAGAGCCCGCGGCGGCAGGGCGCCGGCTACGTGGAGCGACCCCTTGGTGGCGGCCACGAGGGAGGAGCCCAACGCGGCGCCGCATCCGTTCGACCACGGGATGATCGATCGGCTGGTGCGACAGCAGGCGGCCATCGACGGGGCGATCGGGCTACGGGAAGAGCCCGACGAGGCGGCGCCGTCGGTCGACCCCAAGCTGGTTGCGCAGTTGTTGCTCCAGTGGCTGGCGAGAGTGCAGGCGGCCGTCGACGAGGACAACAGGCGACGGGAACAGCAG TACAACTCGTTGCGCGCGGAAGAGGCGATGTACCAGAAGGAACAG GAGAAACTATCACAAGTAAAGGTTGTGGTAAAGGTGAAACCCAAGCAAGACAAACTAGGTATAAACTGGACTCGGATCATGAACAAG ATTTTTCGTAGAGAAGGAAGGGAAATATGTTCGGAACATGTGAACCACCAG ACACATCCCATCACTGAAGTCAGAAGGCATCATAGGCTTGCTTCTGACGAGGCGAACCATCTTGATGCGTATTCAGAATATAGATCGGTGATTGGAGATGGGGAGTGTTTCTACAGGAGCTTCATATTTTCGTACCTT GAGCAAGTTATTGATAGGCAGGACACACATGAGGAACAACGTCTCCTTCGTGTTGTTGAAAGAATGTCCATGCAACATGCAAATCTTCGATGGAACTCTGACTTTCGCAGGAGCAGCAAA GCATTTAAGAATCTGATCAAGAAAATAATGAGACGGAAACATGGCAGAGAATCAACTAGCAG CCGCCGTAAAGAGAAACTTCTCAAGTTCTTCAACAAGGATGATACGACACTAGACA TTTTCATTTTCCTCAGATTACTAGTAGCTATCCAGATGTGCTCGCACAGGGAGGTGTATGAACCGCTTATACCCGGGCTCAGAGGAAATTACAATCTGGAAGAT TGGTGCTTTTGGCGCGTCACTCCAGCTCGCCGGTTCACGCATCATGTTATGATGGTGGCCTTGGCCAGAGCGCTTGAGGTACCCCTCAGAGTGGAGCGAGTCCGAGGAGGATATGATCCAGATATCTACACTGTTCCTGGAGTTCCCCGTCCGAGAGTGACCCTGCTGTACTCGGCAAATCACTACGAAATCATCTACCCACGTGCTCCTTCTGCTGAGAGTTCAAGTCATCAGGCTTCCCAGAGAGAACATGCTGCTGATCAGGGTTCAAATCAACAAACTTCCCAGAGAAAACATCCTGCTGATCAGAGTTCATGTCATCAGGCTTCCCAGAGAGAAGATCCTGCTGATCAGAGTTGA